A single Parabacteroides timonensis DNA region contains:
- a CDS encoding MFS transporter: MNLNNLATYPKEHIRYAVLSFFLAQGLCFSSWASRIPDIKELFTVNDALYWGMVLFMIPVGKFIAIPLAGYLVSKLGSRIMVQVSIMGYAISLFAIGSAVNIYMLGACLFSFGVFWNLCDISLNTQGIGIERLYGRTIMASFHGGWSLAACLGALIGFIMIVSGITPFWHFTMIAVIILLITMLSRSYLQEDTEQVKAEEEIVKEDKSEKWQYIKRPEMLLVKLGLVGLFALIVESAMFDWSGVYFESVLQVPKSLQIGFLVFMVMMTVGRFLANYAYRILGKQRVLQLSGAFIFLGFFISALLGSSFDSMVLKVIVNSFGFMLVGLGISSMVPTIYSLVGAKSKTPVGIALTLLSSISFIGSLIAPLLIGAISQAFNMEYAYMVVGLLGLCILLMTTFSKAFK; encoded by the coding sequence ATGAATCTTAATAACCTCGCTACTTATCCGAAGGAACATATACGTTATGCTGTTCTTTCCTTTTTTCTTGCCCAGGGACTTTGTTTCTCCAGTTGGGCGAGTCGTATTCCCGATATTAAAGAACTATTCACGGTCAATGATGCGCTCTATTGGGGAATGGTGTTGTTTATGATCCCGGTTGGAAAATTCATAGCTATTCCATTGGCGGGTTACCTGGTGTCTAAACTGGGAAGCCGTATCATGGTGCAGGTGAGTATTATGGGATATGCCATTTCCCTGTTTGCTATCGGGTCTGCCGTGAATATCTATATGTTGGGAGCATGTCTTTTCTCCTTTGGCGTATTCTGGAATTTATGCGATATCTCGCTGAATACGCAGGGGATCGGGATCGAACGTCTTTATGGGCGGACGATCATGGCTTCTTTTCACGGAGGATGGAGTCTGGCAGCCTGTCTGGGAGCCCTGATTGGTTTTATTATGATCGTTTCCGGCATTACTCCTTTCTGGCATTTTACGATGATTGCCGTGATAATCCTTCTTATAACGATGCTTAGCCGGAGTTACTTGCAGGAAGATACGGAGCAGGTGAAAGCCGAGGAGGAAATTGTAAAAGAAGATAAGTCGGAGAAATGGCAATATATCAAACGTCCGGAGATGCTGCTTGTTAAACTCGGTTTGGTCGGTTTATTTGCGTTGATCGTGGAAAGTGCGATGTTTGACTGGAGCGGGGTGTACTTTGAGTCGGTATTGCAGGTGCCGAAATCGTTACAGATCGGATTCCTGGTATTTATGGTGATGATGACCGTAGGACGTTTTCTGGCTAATTATGCGTACCGGATATTAGGTAAACAGCGGGTATTGCAGTTGTCCGGTGCTTTTATTTTTCTTGGATTCTTTATATCGGCCCTACTGGGAAGTTCTTTTGATTCGATGGTATTGAAGGTGATCGTAAACTCTTTCGGTTTCATGTTGGTAGGATTGGGTATTTCCAGTATGGTGCCTACAATTTATAGCCTGGTCGGTGCAAAGTCCAAAACACCGGTCGGCATTGCTCTGACTCTCTTGTCGAGTATAAGTTTTATAGGCTCACTGATCGCTCCGCTACTTATTGGTGCTATTTCGCAGGCATTCAATATGGAATATGCCTATATGGTGGTAGGTCTTTTAGGTTTATGTATCTTGTTGATGACTACGTTCAGTAAAGCTTTTAAATGA
- a CDS encoding RNA polymerase sigma-70 factor — MKGESEIHSFNQLFTDYKSRFVHFANTYVGDNMIAEDIAIESLMYYWENRKKIATDSNVPAYILTIIKHKCLNYLQRLRTREEIVEYLKNCDVWELNLRIATLEACNPEKLFSDELQSLVEKALKTLPEQTRDIFIRSRYNNQSHKEIAEALGISTKSVEFHITKALKILRITLKDYFPLLAFLPRFLN; from the coding sequence ATGAAAGGCGAATCCGAGATACATTCTTTCAATCAGCTATTTACTGATTATAAAAGTCGTTTTGTCCACTTTGCCAATACATACGTAGGCGATAATATGATTGCAGAAGATATTGCAATCGAAAGCCTGATGTATTATTGGGAAAACAGGAAAAAGATTGCGACTGACTCCAATGTGCCGGCTTATATCCTTACTATCATCAAACATAAATGTTTAAATTACCTTCAACGTCTGCGTACACGTGAAGAAATTGTCGAGTATTTAAAGAACTGCGATGTTTGGGAATTAAATCTGCGGATTGCAACCCTTGAAGCCTGCAATCCGGAAAAGCTGTTTTCCGACGAATTACAGTCTCTGGTAGAAAAAGCCTTAAAAACGTTACCAGAACAGACCCGCGACATCTTTATCCGCAGTCGCTATAATAATCAAAGCCACAAAGAAATAGCAGAAGCATTGGGTATCTCGACGAAAAGTGTTGAATTCCATATCACTAAAGCTTTAAAAATCCTACGCATAACATTGAAGGATTATTTCCCTCTACTGGCTTTCTTGCCAAGATTTTTAAACTAA
- a CDS encoding FecR family protein — MEKETLYKFFDGKASREEKESIRIWLEASKENEQELFSEREFFDAMILSGHTEKTAKEKKSRPFYLTAMLEIVKIAAILAIAITCGIYSYKSEIKKICQAMNTITVPAGQRVNLTLPDGTNVWLNACSEMKYPAAFTGDKREISLNGEAYFEVTHNADKPFIVQTNKCNIEVLGTKFNVEAYNDSKDFCTSLLEGSVKIVEREKPSDNLILTPNQQATLVNGHLSLEPIADFDLFRWKEGLICFRNMHFQELMTRFEKCYGIHIIIENPNLADYVCSGKFRISDGIDKALSILQKDAQYTFIRNKDDSAIYIK; from the coding sequence ATGGAAAAAGAAACACTATATAAGTTTTTTGACGGAAAAGCTTCCCGGGAAGAAAAAGAATCGATCCGTATATGGCTGGAAGCTTCAAAGGAAAACGAACAGGAGCTATTCAGTGAACGTGAGTTTTTCGACGCAATGATTCTGTCGGGACATACCGAAAAGACTGCGAAAGAAAAGAAATCCCGTCCTTTCTATCTGACAGCAATGTTGGAAATAGTAAAAATAGCTGCCATATTAGCCATAGCGATTACCTGTGGTATTTATTCTTATAAATCAGAAATAAAAAAGATCTGCCAGGCAATGAATACAATCACTGTTCCTGCCGGTCAACGCGTAAACCTAACCTTACCCGACGGGACAAATGTCTGGCTGAACGCCTGCTCGGAAATGAAATATCCCGCAGCATTCACCGGAGATAAAAGAGAGATCTCACTGAACGGAGAAGCTTATTTTGAAGTTACCCATAACGCGGATAAACCATTCATTGTACAAACAAATAAATGTAACATAGAAGTATTAGGTACAAAATTCAATGTAGAAGCATATAACGACTCGAAAGACTTTTGTACTTCCTTACTCGAAGGTTCCGTCAAGATCGTCGAGAGAGAGAAACCGTCCGACAACCTGATATTAACACCCAATCAGCAAGCTACTCTGGTAAACGGACATTTGTCATTGGAACCCATTGCCGATTTCGATCTTTTCCGTTGGAAAGAAGGGCTTATATGCTTTAGAAATATGCATTTCCAGGAATTAATGACCCGCTTTGAAAAATGTTATGGTATACATATTATTATAGAGAATCCCAACCTGGCCGATTATGTTTGCAGCGGCAAATTCCGCATATCCGATGGGATAGATAAAGCTTTGAGCATCTTACAAAAAGATGCCCAATATACATTTATACGGAACAAAGATGATTCGGCTATTTATATAAAATGA
- a CDS encoding TonB-dependent receptor, with amino-acid sequence MKITTLLLFVFMFCLYAENSSSQNVNVTIKRSNTELENVLNEIEKQTDYLFIYNKHVNVNRKVSVNLKKASLDDVLANLFEGTDVKYSIDGSYIVLSPSGTTTAIPLSAQQSKTISGVVTDSNGEPVIGANVVEKTSRSVGTVTDADGKFTLNLDRPSGTLVVSYIGYLTKEVPVGNQSFLKIILSDDTQNLDEVVVIGYGSVKKSDLTGAVGSIQVDKMQGISIKSVDQMLQGRTSGLYMVQNSGMPGASSTVRIRGGNSISGGNEPLYIIDGMPVYPSASSSQTALSPLNSIPTSDIESIEVLKDASSTAIYGSRGANGVIIVTTKKGKSGKTSVAFDAYWGIQNIYKKYDLLDSRSFEQLANEALVNSGGDAIYDESLNPATTDWQKLTSNDNALTQNYQLSISGGNEKTTFLTSFNYFDQEGVIKSTEMKKYAFRANIDHKISSTINLGLSLTMTKVDNNRVGNSVLETRLTTPPNLPVNQADGSYTFSDDNGIITFDNPVAIINEKVDWNANFRTLNNAFVEWNIIKGLKFKSSIGIDIDYTTNKYYNPRSVYSGSQKGGEAKKTSNNTYTWINENILTYNNTWGMHSFTGLVGYTQQSSSYDGFNAGAYGFLNDNLQMNNLGSGTTYSAPGSSVTKWALNSYLARINYTLNNKYLFTASIRADGSSRFGKDNRWGYFPSAAFAWRASEESFIKNLNVFSNLKPRISFGITGNQDGIGTYPSYALLGSTGYVSDGQKVTGYYPSQVANTNLKWETTSQFDAGIDLGFFNNRLTVTVDGYYKKTHDLLLKVKIPGSSGFSSGLKNIGEVENKGFELSINATPVEGAFTWNTSLNLTYNKNKVLDLGDVSFIYPDQPGQDDTGTHLGRIVQVGQPLGTFYGYVYDGLFNESDDIKGSAQPTAKPGDIRFKDISGPDGVPDGIINDLDRTIIGCAQPKVFGGFNNTFSYKNFDLNVNTIFTIGNDVYNGTRVVMENMQGATNMFATTMDRWTPTNQNAAFPRPLRSKAVLRVSDQYVENGSYWRFQNITLGYTVPTEFLGFTKYITDLRVYASLQNFFTITSYSGDNPEVSKYGQDNLGAGYDAFSYPFAKSVLFGLNIKF; translated from the coding sequence ATGAAAATAACCACTTTGTTATTATTCGTGTTCATGTTCTGCCTGTATGCAGAAAATTCCAGTTCCCAGAATGTTAACGTTACTATCAAAAGAAGTAATACCGAATTGGAAAACGTACTGAACGAGATTGAAAAGCAAACCGATTATCTGTTCATTTATAACAAACACGTAAATGTAAACAGAAAAGTATCTGTTAACCTGAAAAAAGCATCTCTGGATGATGTATTAGCTAATCTGTTCGAAGGTACGGACGTGAAATACTCCATCGACGGATCGTATATCGTATTGTCTCCCAGCGGAACGACAACCGCTATACCTTTATCGGCACAACAAAGTAAAACAATCAGCGGAGTCGTTACGGATAGTAACGGTGAACCTGTTATAGGAGCTAACGTCGTCGAGAAAACTTCAAGATCAGTGGGGACAGTGACTGATGCCGATGGTAAATTCACTTTAAACCTGGACCGTCCTTCCGGCACATTAGTCGTATCTTATATCGGCTATTTGACAAAAGAAGTACCGGTAGGCAACCAGTCTTTCCTGAAAATAATTCTATCGGATGATACCCAGAACCTGGATGAAGTAGTTGTTATCGGCTATGGTTCCGTGAAGAAAAGCGACCTGACAGGAGCCGTCGGCTCTATCCAGGTGGATAAAATGCAAGGGATCAGTATCAAATCGGTAGATCAGATGTTACAGGGACGTACATCGGGACTGTATATGGTACAGAATTCCGGGATGCCGGGCGCCAGTTCAACAGTACGTATCCGTGGTGGCAACTCTATTTCCGGAGGAAACGAGCCTTTGTATATCATCGATGGTATGCCGGTTTACCCAAGTGCCAGTTCGAGCCAAACAGCATTAAGCCCTTTAAACTCTATTCCTACATCAGATATTGAATCGATTGAAGTTTTAAAGGATGCCTCTTCCACAGCAATCTATGGTTCACGCGGTGCCAATGGTGTAATTATCGTAACGACAAAGAAAGGTAAGAGCGGTAAAACATCTGTTGCCTTCGACGCTTACTGGGGTATCCAGAATATCTATAAAAAATATGATCTGCTGGATTCCCGTTCATTTGAACAACTAGCCAATGAAGCTTTGGTCAATTCAGGAGGTGACGCAATTTATGATGAAAGCCTGAATCCGGCAACAACCGACTGGCAGAAACTGACGTCCAACGATAATGCACTGACACAAAATTACCAGTTGAGTATCTCCGGAGGAAATGAAAAGACAACTTTCCTGACATCTTTCAATTATTTTGACCAGGAAGGCGTCATCAAGTCTACTGAAATGAAGAAATATGCTTTCAGGGCAAATATCGATCACAAAATATCTTCGACTATCAATCTAGGATTGAGTCTGACAATGACGAAAGTAGACAACAACCGTGTTGGTAACTCGGTCTTGGAAACACGCCTGACAACACCTCCGAATTTACCTGTCAACCAGGCAGACGGTAGCTATACCTTTAGTGATGACAACGGTATTATCACGTTCGACAATCCGGTTGCCATAATCAATGAAAAGGTGGATTGGAATGCTAATTTCCGCACACTGAATAATGCATTTGTCGAATGGAATATTATTAAAGGTTTGAAGTTCAAATCTTCGATTGGTATCGACATCGATTACACAACAAATAAATACTATAATCCCCGCTCAGTTTATTCCGGTAGCCAGAAAGGAGGAGAAGCAAAGAAAACCTCCAACAATACGTACACCTGGATCAACGAGAACATACTGACTTATAATAATACATGGGGGATGCATTCATTCACCGGATTAGTCGGTTATACCCAGCAATCTTCCAGCTACGACGGTTTTAATGCCGGTGCTTATGGCTTTTTGAACGATAACTTACAAATGAATAATTTAGGATCCGGTACAACTTATTCCGCACCCGGCTCGAGTGTTACAAAATGGGCTTTGAACTCCTATCTGGCACGTATTAACTATACATTGAATAATAAATATTTGTTCACCGCCTCCATCCGTGCCGACGGTTCCTCCCGTTTCGGTAAAGATAACCGTTGGGGATACTTCCCGTCTGCAGCCTTTGCATGGAGAGCTTCGGAAGAGTCGTTCATTAAGAATCTGAACGTGTTCAGTAATTTAAAGCCGAGAATCAGTTTTGGTATAACAGGAAACCAGGACGGAATCGGAACTTATCCATCATACGCCTTATTAGGGTCAACCGGTTATGTAAGCGATGGTCAAAAAGTGACGGGCTACTATCCGTCACAGGTAGCCAACACGAACCTTAAATGGGAAACCACTTCGCAGTTCGATGCTGGTATCGATCTTGGCTTTTTCAATAACCGCTTGACGGTTACGGTCGACGGCTATTACAAAAAGACACACGACCTATTATTGAAAGTCAAAATCCCCGGATCTTCCGGCTTCTCTTCCGGTTTGAAAAATATCGGAGAAGTGGAAAACAAAGGTTTTGAACTATCCATCAATGCAACTCCGGTAGAAGGTGCCTTTACCTGGAATACAAGTTTAAATCTTACTTACAACAAAAACAAAGTGTTGGACCTGGGAGATGTCTCTTTCATCTATCCGGACCAGCCCGGACAGGATGACACAGGGACACACCTGGGACGTATCGTACAGGTAGGACAGCCTCTGGGAACATTCTATGGATATGTATATGACGGGCTGTTCAATGAATCGGATGATATCAAAGGATCTGCCCAGCCTACAGCCAAACCGGGAGACATCCGCTTTAAGGATATCAGCGGGCCGGATGGTGTTCCGGATGGCATAATCAACGACCTCGACCGTACCATTATCGGTTGTGCCCAGCCGAAGGTATTCGGAGGTTTCAATAATACATTCTCCTATAAGAACTTCGACTTAAATGTAAACACGATTTTCACTATTGGGAATGATGTGTATAATGGAACAAGAGTCGTAATGGAAAACATGCAGGGGGCAACTAATATGTTTGCTACAACAATGGATAGATGGACTCCTACAAATCAGAATGCAGCTTTTCCACGCCCTCTCCGATCGAAGGCTGTCTTGCGTGTATCCGACCAATATGTAGAAAACGGCTCTTACTGGCGTTTCCAGAATATCACATTAGGATATACAGTACCGACAGAATTTCTGGGCTTCACGAAGTATATAACCGACTTGCGTGTTTATGCTTCTTTACAGAACTTCTTTACGATCACAAGCTATTCCGGTGATAATCCGGAAGTAAGTAAATACGGTCAGGATAACCTTGGAGCCGGGTATGATGCCTTTTCATATCCATTTGCTAAATCAGTATTGTTTGGTTTGAATATAAAATTCTAA
- a CDS encoding RagB/SusD family nutrient uptake outer membrane protein yields MKKITFIIVSSILMSSCTDMDLIPESNLSPENFFKSEEDATAAVYGAYSVFTDNDIYNQFWEVLQSQGTDDSEWGGGRTTTNLDKNALDKFEFDGNTNLVYSVWIKHYVAVNRSNFAIENISNMGSDLIKEEVRSRLVGEAKFLRALAYFNLVRVYGGVPLVLQQTTKLDGLEVARNTTDQCYEQIIKDLQEAKSVLPSVGQLPSGYLGRATKGSAAALLAKVYLTREDYQNVVKETEEVMQMGYKLWENYADNFDVEKENGQESIFEIQYKRNTPGVIGSNYNGFYRPPFVNINGWVGYGDNPVTPDHYNCYEEGDLRRDINVRLYTKEEYPNMSSNYEFPCYVNKFQDPSPLAVRSQGGENNYPLLRYSDVYLMRAEALNAINPSDAEAYNCLNVVRRRAFGLNMNETSSIDIKTGLSKEDFLNTILLERRREFAFEGHRRFDLLRTHKLKEAMMKQNPVIGAVIEEKHYLLPIPVTELDANKLLEQNPGW; encoded by the coding sequence ATGAAAAAGATAACATTTATAATCGTGAGCTCAATCTTGATGAGTTCCTGTACAGATATGGATCTGATCCCGGAATCCAATCTTAGTCCCGAAAACTTCTTCAAATCGGAAGAAGACGCGACTGCAGCCGTATATGGTGCTTATTCGGTTTTTACGGATAACGACATTTACAATCAGTTCTGGGAAGTGTTGCAAAGCCAGGGTACGGACGATAGTGAATGGGGCGGCGGCCGTACCACTACCAATCTGGATAAAAATGCATTGGATAAGTTTGAGTTTGACGGAAATACGAATTTGGTTTATTCCGTCTGGATCAAACATTATGTAGCAGTCAACCGTTCCAATTTCGCGATAGAGAACATTTCGAATATGGGAAGCGACCTGATCAAAGAAGAGGTGAGAAGCAGGCTTGTCGGAGAAGCTAAATTCCTGCGGGCTTTAGCTTACTTCAACTTAGTCCGCGTATATGGAGGTGTCCCTCTGGTATTACAACAGACGACAAAACTGGACGGATTGGAAGTGGCAAGAAATACAACCGACCAATGTTATGAGCAGATCATAAAAGACTTACAGGAAGCCAAATCTGTTTTACCTTCCGTCGGTCAACTGCCTAGCGGTTATTTAGGACGTGCCACAAAAGGTTCCGCAGCCGCCTTGCTGGCTAAAGTCTATTTAACCCGTGAGGACTATCAGAATGTAGTGAAAGAGACAGAGGAAGTAATGCAAATGGGATATAAACTCTGGGAAAACTACGCTGATAACTTTGATGTTGAAAAAGAAAACGGACAAGAGTCTATTTTCGAAATTCAGTATAAACGGAATACACCGGGAGTGATAGGCAGTAATTACAACGGTTTTTACCGTCCTCCCTTTGTCAATATAAACGGCTGGGTAGGATACGGAGATAACCCTGTGACACCCGATCACTATAACTGTTATGAAGAAGGAGACCTACGGCGGGATATAAACGTTCGCCTTTACACCAAAGAAGAATATCCGAATATGTCTTCTAATTACGAATTTCCATGTTACGTGAACAAATTCCAGGATCCATCCCCACTAGCCGTAAGATCCCAGGGAGGAGAAAATAATTATCCGCTACTGCGTTACTCGGATGTTTATCTGATGCGTGCTGAAGCTTTAAACGCCATCAACCCATCTGATGCAGAGGCATATAATTGTCTGAATGTAGTACGCCGGCGAGCTTTTGGGCTTAACATGAATGAAACTTCGTCTATCGACATCAAGACAGGATTAAGTAAGGAGGATTTCCTGAATACTATTCTTCTGGAGCGTCGCAGAGAGTTTGCCTTCGAAGGACATCGTCGCTTTGACCTCTTGCGCACACATAAACTAAAAGAAGCGATGATGAAACAAAATCCCGTTATCGGAGCTGTAATAGAAGAAAAACATTATTTGTTGCCTATACCTGTCACCGAATTGGATGCGAATAAATTACTGGAACAAAATCCTGGATGGTAA
- a CDS encoding FAD-dependent oxidoreductase yields the protein MKRRNFIKNISSLGLASVASVTPFAAENPTGSYSPDKSKIPVYDDWDVIVVGGGPSGCAAATAAAREGAKTLLIEGTGALGGMGTSGLLNAWCPFSDGEKIIYKGIAEKVFTESKKGVPHIHYDNWVPINGEYLKVVYDDLVTSAGVSVLFFSTMAAVEMKRKGVVDAIVVANKAGLSTYKAKVFIDCTGDGDLAAWAGAGFVMGDDSGSVQEGTLCFTVSNVDPYAFSIIGNVHTSRQNSPIHSIYGNPKYPLVKDKHMNDKLIGPGFLGFNAGHVTVNSTDPASLTEAMMKGRKLARQLHEGLVEFEPKSFASSFLAGTANLMGIRESRRIKCDYTFTLEDWLERREFNDSIGRNCYYIDVHKQDATVYPRYKKGESHGIPFSCLTPMDLKNVMVAGRCISTDSYAHGSLRVMPPSLVTGEAVGIAAGQIYTSKSPDVHNVDIKQLRKRLQEVGQLI from the coding sequence ATGAAAAGAAGAAATTTTATCAAAAACATTAGTTCTTTAGGCCTGGCCTCTGTAGCAAGCGTAACACCCTTTGCTGCTGAAAATCCTACCGGCAGTTATTCACCGGATAAATCGAAGATACCGGTTTACGATGATTGGGATGTGATAGTTGTCGGAGGAGGACCTTCGGGATGTGCTGCGGCTACGGCCGCGGCACGCGAAGGTGCCAAAACATTATTAATAGAAGGAACAGGTGCTTTGGGGGGAATGGGAACCTCCGGCTTACTAAATGCCTGGTGCCCTTTTTCTGATGGTGAGAAGATTATCTATAAAGGTATTGCGGAGAAAGTCTTTACCGAATCGAAAAAAGGAGTGCCCCATATCCATTACGATAATTGGGTTCCGATAAACGGTGAATACCTGAAGGTAGTATACGATGATTTGGTGACCTCCGCCGGTGTATCAGTCCTGTTTTTCTCTACAATGGCAGCCGTCGAAATGAAACGGAAAGGAGTGGTCGACGCAATAGTTGTTGCCAACAAAGCCGGATTGTCCACTTATAAAGCAAAGGTGTTTATCGATTGTACGGGTGATGGGGACCTGGCTGCCTGGGCCGGAGCGGGTTTCGTAATGGGAGACGACAGCGGTTCCGTGCAGGAAGGTACTTTATGCTTCACCGTATCGAATGTCGATCCATATGCATTTTCTATAATAGGGAATGTCCATACCAGCCGGCAAAACAGTCCGATCCATTCGATCTACGGTAATCCGAAGTATCCGTTGGTAAAAGATAAACACATGAATGACAAACTGATCGGCCCCGGATTCCTGGGATTCAATGCCGGACATGTGACAGTAAACAGTACCGATCCGGCATCGTTGACAGAAGCTATGATGAAAGGACGTAAACTGGCACGACAGTTACATGAAGGGTTGGTTGAATTCGAACCTAAATCGTTTGCATCATCGTTTCTGGCAGGTACTGCTAATTTAATGGGGATACGGGAAAGCCGCCGGATAAAATGTGACTATACATTTACATTGGAAGATTGGCTGGAACGCCGGGAATTTAACGATAGTATCGGACGTAACTGTTATTATATCGATGTTCATAAACAGGATGCAACAGTCTATCCCCGTTATAAAAAAGGAGAATCCCATGGAATACCGTTCAGTTGCCTTACCCCTATGGATCTAAAAAATGTAATGGTTGCCGGACGTTGTATTTCGACGGACTCATATGCACATGGCAGCTTACGCGTTATGCCGCCATCCTTAGTGACCGGGGAAGCCGTCGGTATTGCTGCCGGGCAGATCTATACATCCAAATCTCCGGATGTCCATAATGTGGATATCAAACAATTAAGAAAACGTTTACAGGAAGTAGGTCAGCTGATATAA
- a CDS encoding DUF4840 domain-containing protein produces MKKTLKWSLVMMLAVFGLTFASCSDDDDETPTVPTVEEVVGDYSGKMTYAMAKATAEEGTALDLTVKNDSVTFEKFPYDALVKAIVGEENADPIIGMIGSLKYKINYTATLNAAKDSVVMTLKPEPLTIAAAGVVVTIEAKTASYAIDKKILKFDLNAANVTVGGQNFPNWTPINLSFDMTKK; encoded by the coding sequence ATGAAAAAGACGTTGAAATGGTCACTTGTGATGATGCTAGCAGTATTTGGTTTAACTTTTGCTTCTTGTAGTGATGATGACGATGAAACCCCAACAGTACCGACAGTAGAAGAAGTTGTTGGAGATTACAGTGGTAAAATGACTTATGCAATGGCTAAAGCTACTGCAGAAGAAGGAACAGCATTAGATTTGACAGTAAAGAATGACTCTGTTACTTTTGAAAAATTCCCTTATGACGCATTAGTAAAGGCTATCGTTGGTGAAGAAAACGCTGATCCTATTATCGGAATGATCGGATCATTAAAATACAAAATCAACTATACAGCAACGTTGAATGCTGCTAAAGATTCAGTTGTAATGACTCTAAAACCGGAGCCATTAACTATCGCTGCTGCTGGTGTTGTCGTTACAATTGAAGCTAAGACTGCATCTTATGCTATTGACAAGAAGATTTTGAAATTCGACCTAAATGCAGCAAATGTAACAGTAGGCGGACAGAATTTCCCGAATTGGACTCCAATCAATCTGTCATTCGACATGACAAAGAAGTAA
- a CDS encoding Fic family protein has translation MKPPYNITPYILAKTASISEKLGEIKAACLHRPPTELRKKNRIRTIHSSLVIEGNTLTLDQVTALLDNKRVIAPLKDITEVKNAIRTYENMHLFDPFNIESLCNAHRMLMNGLVENAGNLRSRSVGIMKGEQLAHVAPSGTLVKSLLNDLFDYLSDEDEILLIKSCVFHYEFEFIHPFLDGNGRMGRLWQSVILTKYNSVFEYLPVESLIKENQEEYYRMLAVADSQGASTVFIEFMLRILEESLEELLQSQNITISGSDRIALFKDYITDRSFTRKDYLRYFKELSTSTASRDLKDAVDNHLLRKEGEKSLTRYTYI, from the coding sequence ATGAAACCTCCTTATAATATAACTCCTTACATATTGGCAAAAACTGCTTCTATTTCAGAAAAACTTGGTGAAATAAAAGCGGCCTGTCTGCATAGGCCACCCACTGAATTGAGGAAAAAGAACAGGATAAGGACGATTCATTCGTCCCTGGTCATTGAAGGAAATACTTTGACGCTCGATCAGGTGACGGCATTATTGGATAATAAACGTGTGATAGCTCCATTGAAAGATATTACCGAGGTGAAAAATGCGATCCGAACTTATGAGAATATGCATTTATTCGATCCTTTCAATATAGAGTCTTTGTGTAATGCTCACCGGATGTTGATGAATGGTTTGGTTGAAAATGCCGGTAATTTAAGGAGTCGCTCTGTTGGTATAATGAAAGGTGAGCAATTGGCACATGTAGCTCCTTCGGGCACCCTTGTCAAATCGCTATTGAATGACCTGTTTGATTATCTGTCCGATGAAGACGAAATTTTGCTTATAAAGAGTTGTGTCTTTCACTATGAGTTTGAATTTATCCATCCGTTTCTAGACGGTAATGGCAGGATGGGGCGTTTGTGGCAAAGCGTTATTCTGACGAAATATAATTCTGTGTTCGAATATCTGCCTGTGGAATCTCTTATTAAAGAAAATCAAGAAGAATATTATCGAATGTTGGCTGTGGCTGATAGCCAGGGAGCATCCACTGTTTTTATAGAGTTTATGCTCCGGATTTTAGAAGAATCGCTGGAAGAGTTGCTACAATCGCAAAATATAACTATTTCAGGTAGCGACAGGATTGCTTTATTTAAGGACTATATCACAGATCGATCTTTTACCCGTAAAGACTATCTGAGATATTTTAAAGAACTGTCCACCTCTACTGCCAGTCGCGATTTGAAGGATGCTGTCGATAATCATTTGCTGCGGAAAGAAGGGGAGAAAAGCCTGACACGTTATACATATATATAA